TTGGCAAGCTCTTCAACTCATGAAAAAAGTACATTATGAAAACTGAATGGCTCTGTCTTCAACCCTGTAAGGGTGGCATGTTTATATCGTTTATGCTAAAATGCCATGAAAAAGTCGCTAAATTGACACCTCTGGTGTGCTGTGGACGCAAACTGGGAAGTTTGCGCTACAATATGCTTTTGTCAACCTCACCTTAGTTTAAGTAGTATATCAGAGAAAAACAAAAGCCACCGGCATGCAAAAAAAAAGGCGTGGCCCCAATCACAAACCACACCAACTGCTATTGCCTCTTAACTGACGGCTGACAGCCGACAGCCAACAGCCATTAAAACTGAAAAGCGGTGGACAGGGAATCCACCGCTTTTTCATGGGGTTAATTTGGTTGAGAAGATGTTATTCTCCTCCATAGAAAACAAAAACACCGGGAACACGTGCCTGCTTTGCGTTTCAAATGGTGTGAAGTCTCGCTATCAGTTACCAGTTACGAGTTGCCAGTTGCCAGAAAGAATTAACGGGTTACTGGACACTGGTTACTGTCAACTGTTTTGAAACTTCCATTCATATAGGAGTTACCAGTTGCCAGTTATCAGTTAAGATCAAATCCCTTCTTCTCTGGTAACTGGATACTGTTAACTGTAATGATTCAATTACGGTGGGGTTCCATTTTCAAGGTTTAACGCGTGTTGTTTGTATGCATCAATGAGTTCAGTCTCGAATTCTTTCCAGATTTCAAGCTTCCGCCAATTCGATACAGTTGCCTCGGTGAAACCGAGTTCGCTTGCGATTTCGCGGTTGCTTTTACCGTCAAATGACATCCGGCAGGCGATTAGAAGTTGTTTCGTGCTTACTCGCTTTGGCATGTGAAATTCCATCCCTTCGTTAAAATTAACCCAAGTTGCTACCTTTCTATCAGACTGTCTTGGATTCTGCGATTTGTTGTAGCGTGGACGC
This genomic interval from Candidatus Poribacteria bacterium contains the following:
- a CDS encoding helix-turn-helix domain-containing protein, producing MPKRVSTKQLLIACRMSFDGKSNREIASELGFTEATVSNWRKLEIWKEFETELIDAYKQHALNLENGTPP